One window from the genome of Glycine soja cultivar W05 chromosome 12, ASM419377v2, whole genome shotgun sequence encodes:
- the LOC114378110 gene encoding protein UPSTREAM OF FLC-like isoform X2, producing the protein MEARMRKYRQVSPERAKVWTEKPPKYHQNRKVPVLYYLCRNRQLEHPHFMEVQLSSPNGLYLRDVIDRLNALRGRGMASLYSWSCKRSYKNGFVWHDLCEDDIILPAHGSEYVLKGSELFYESNSERSGPISNVKIQNLKQLPEPVSFRSHDEASTSSSMTEKETRNSLEDDLSPRQQAGSSDVSPQSRARKSDSLSLPSTECQIYKNDGLADASTQTEENVSKPETQNTYTRGVSTEDDGSLEPECHEICETQVLQLKDNSEICRDTVSPPPSTSSPSSSGGKTETLESLIRADVSKMNSFRIMEEERIRMQTNARLKASNLLMQLISCGSISVKNHSVGLIPSYKDRFSHSKFPSPLFSTSVMFGDFDCIAEKTNVMGLKLEDKEYYSGSIVESKVLKEGDGHSVMKRSSSCNAERTSEELKSQDTEESSSSGNPKCVPQSVKASLTKQLPSECMRSPVSDGSRNSMDKTDGSGISPVPSNGSSKRITEPSSGFGRKQSKRVDSFREEERVIKIEES; encoded by the exons ATGGAAGCTCGCATGAGGAAGTACCGGCAAGTGAGTCCAGAGAGGGCCAAGGTGTGGACGGAAAAGCCCCCAAAGTACCATCAGAACCGGAAGGTGCCGGTGCTTTACTATCTTTGCCGGAATAGGCAGCTAGAGCACCCTCATTTCATGGAGGTTCAACTTTCATCCCCTAATGGGTTATATTTGAGAG ATGTGATTGATAGACTAAACGCTTTGAGAGGTAGAGGCATGGCTTCTTTGTATTCATGGTCGTGTAAGAG AAGCTACAAGAACGGATTTGTGTGGCATGATCTCTGTGAAGATGATATAATTCTACCTGCACATGGGAGTGAGTATGTTCTCAAAGGTTCTGAGCTATTTTACGAATCAAATTCAG AACGTTCTGGCCCCATTAGCAATGTGAAAATACAGAACCTGAAGCAGTTACCAGAGCCGGTTTCTTTTAGGAGCCATGATGAGGCTTCCACTTCTTCTAGCATGACTGAGAAAGAGACAAGAAACTCCCTAGAAGATGACCTTTCCCCAAGGCAACAAGCTGGTTCATCTGATGTGTCTCCTCAGTCTAGAGCTAGAAAGAGTGATTCTCTTAGCTTACCATCGACAGAATGCCAAATCTACAAGAATGATGGATTGGCAGATGCTTCAACTCAGACAGAAGAAAATGTTAGCAAACCCGAAACCCAGAATACTTATACCAGGGGTGTATCAACCGAGGATGATGGTTCATTAGAACCTGAATGCCATGAAATATGTGAAACTCAAGTGCTTCAACTGAAAGataattctgaaatatgtaggGATACTGTTTCTCCTCCTCCCTCAACTTCTAGCCCATCGTCTTCTGGAGGGAAAACTGAGACTTTGGAGTCCCTGATAAGAGCTGATGTGAGTAAAATGAACAGCTTTAGGATCATGGAAGAGGAGCGTATTCGAATGCAAACCAATGCAAGGCTGAAAGCCTCAAATCTGCTGATGCAACTGATCTCGTGTGGGTCTATATCAGTGAAAAACCATAGTGTTGGCCTTATTCCTTCCTATAAGGATAGGTTTTCCCACTCAAAATTCCCCTCCCCGTTGTTCTCAACTTCTGTTATGTTTGGGGACTTTGATTGCATAGCAGAGAAAACAAATGTGATGGGCCTCAAATTGGAAGACAAAGAATATTATAGTGGGAGCATAGTCGAGTCTAAAGTACTGAAGGAAGGAGATGGACATAGTGTTATGAAACGCTCTTCTTCTTGCAATGCTGAGAG GACATCTGAAGAGTTGAAATCACAAGACACAGAGGAATCATCATCCTCAGGGAATCCAAAATGTGTTCCACAGTCAGTTAAGGCTTCATTGACCAAGCAGCTACCAAGTGAATGCATGAGATCTCCTGTTTCTGATGGATCAAGAAATTCCATGGATAAAACTGATGGTTCAGGCATATCCCCAGTACCATCTAACGGTAGCAGCAAAAGAATCACGGAACCTTCATCAGGGTTTGGGAGAAAGCAATCTAAGAGGGTAGACTCATTTAGAGAAGAAGAGAGGGTGATCAAAATTGAAGAAAGTTAA
- the LOC114378110 gene encoding protein UPSTREAM OF FLC-like isoform X1, translated as MEARMRKYRQVSPERAKVWTEKPPKYHQNRKVPVLYYLCRNRQLEHPHFMEVQLSSPNGLYLRDVIDRLNALRGRGMASLYSWSCKRSYKNGFVWHDLCEDDIILPAHGSEYVLKGSELFYESNSERSGPISNVKIQNLKQLPEPVSFRSHDEASTSSSMTEKETRNSLEDDLSPRQQAGSSDVSPQSRARKSDSLSLPSTECQIYKNDGLADASTQTEENVSKPETQNTYTRGVSTEDDGSLEPECHEICETQVLQLKDNSEICRDTVSPPPSTSSPSSSGGKTETLESLIRADVSKMNSFRIMEEERIRMQTNARLKASNLLMQLISCGSISVKNHSVGLIPSYKDRFSHSKFPSPLFSTSVMFGDFDCIAEKTNVMGLKLEDKEYYSGSIVESKVLKEGDGHSVMKRSSSCNAERTSEELKSQDTEESSSSGNPKCVPQSVKASLTKQLPSECMRSPVSDGSRNSMDKTDGSGISPVPSNGSSKRITEPSSGFGRKQSKRVDSFREEERVIKIEERLASGARVIIQSKPY; from the exons ATGGAAGCTCGCATGAGGAAGTACCGGCAAGTGAGTCCAGAGAGGGCCAAGGTGTGGACGGAAAAGCCCCCAAAGTACCATCAGAACCGGAAGGTGCCGGTGCTTTACTATCTTTGCCGGAATAGGCAGCTAGAGCACCCTCATTTCATGGAGGTTCAACTTTCATCCCCTAATGGGTTATATTTGAGAG ATGTGATTGATAGACTAAACGCTTTGAGAGGTAGAGGCATGGCTTCTTTGTATTCATGGTCGTGTAAGAG AAGCTACAAGAACGGATTTGTGTGGCATGATCTCTGTGAAGATGATATAATTCTACCTGCACATGGGAGTGAGTATGTTCTCAAAGGTTCTGAGCTATTTTACGAATCAAATTCAG AACGTTCTGGCCCCATTAGCAATGTGAAAATACAGAACCTGAAGCAGTTACCAGAGCCGGTTTCTTTTAGGAGCCATGATGAGGCTTCCACTTCTTCTAGCATGACTGAGAAAGAGACAAGAAACTCCCTAGAAGATGACCTTTCCCCAAGGCAACAAGCTGGTTCATCTGATGTGTCTCCTCAGTCTAGAGCTAGAAAGAGTGATTCTCTTAGCTTACCATCGACAGAATGCCAAATCTACAAGAATGATGGATTGGCAGATGCTTCAACTCAGACAGAAGAAAATGTTAGCAAACCCGAAACCCAGAATACTTATACCAGGGGTGTATCAACCGAGGATGATGGTTCATTAGAACCTGAATGCCATGAAATATGTGAAACTCAAGTGCTTCAACTGAAAGataattctgaaatatgtaggGATACTGTTTCTCCTCCTCCCTCAACTTCTAGCCCATCGTCTTCTGGAGGGAAAACTGAGACTTTGGAGTCCCTGATAAGAGCTGATGTGAGTAAAATGAACAGCTTTAGGATCATGGAAGAGGAGCGTATTCGAATGCAAACCAATGCAAGGCTGAAAGCCTCAAATCTGCTGATGCAACTGATCTCGTGTGGGTCTATATCAGTGAAAAACCATAGTGTTGGCCTTATTCCTTCCTATAAGGATAGGTTTTCCCACTCAAAATTCCCCTCCCCGTTGTTCTCAACTTCTGTTATGTTTGGGGACTTTGATTGCATAGCAGAGAAAACAAATGTGATGGGCCTCAAATTGGAAGACAAAGAATATTATAGTGGGAGCATAGTCGAGTCTAAAGTACTGAAGGAAGGAGATGGACATAGTGTTATGAAACGCTCTTCTTCTTGCAATGCTGAGAG GACATCTGAAGAGTTGAAATCACAAGACACAGAGGAATCATCATCCTCAGGGAATCCAAAATGTGTTCCACAGTCAGTTAAGGCTTCATTGACCAAGCAGCTACCAAGTGAATGCATGAGATCTCCTGTTTCTGATGGATCAAGAAATTCCATGGATAAAACTGATGGTTCAGGCATATCCCCAGTACCATCTAACGGTAGCAGCAAAAGAATCACGGAACCTTCATCAGGGTTTGGGAGAAAGCAATCTAAGAGGGTAGACTCATTTAGAGAAGAAGAGAGGGTGATCAAAATTGAAGAAAG GCTTGCTTCAGGAGCTCGGGTTATAATCCAATCTAAACCATATTGA